One window of Canis lupus baileyi chromosome 21, mCanLup2.hap1, whole genome shotgun sequence genomic DNA carries:
- the LOC140613535 gene encoding oligosaccharyltransferase complex subunit OSTC-like, translating into METLYRVPFLVLECPNLKLKKPPWVHMLLAMTVYALVVVSYFLITGGIIYDVIVEPPSVGSMTDEHGHQRPVAFLAYRVNGQYIMEGLASSFLFTMGGLGFIILDQLNAPNIPKLNRFLLLFIGFVCVLLSFFMARVFMRMKVPGYLMG; encoded by the coding sequence ATGGAGACCTTGTACCGCGTCCCGTTCTTAGTGCTTGAATGCCCCAACCTGAAGCTGAAGAAGCCGCCCTGGGTGCACATGCTGTTGGCCATGACGGTGTACGCTCTGGTGGTGGTGTCTTACTTCCTCATCACCGGAGGAATAATTTATGATGTTATTGTTGAACCTCCAAGTGTTGGTTCTATGACTGATGAACATGGACATCAGAGACCAGTAGCTTTCTTGGCCTATAGAGTAAATGGACAATATATTATGGAAGGACTTGCATCCAGCTTCCTGTTTACAATGGGAGGTTTAGGTTTCATAATCCTGGACCAATTGAATGCACCAAACATTCCAAAACTCAATAGATTTCTTCTTCTATTCATTGGATTCGTCTGTGTCCTATTGAGTTTTTTCATGGCTAGAGTATTCATGAGAATGAAAGTGCCAGGCTACTTGATGGgttaa